The DNA sequence AAAAGTTGACACCGCACGTGGATGAAGTAGTGACAGATGGCTTGGGTGGTATTTTTGGTATCAAGCATTCAGAAGCTACGGACGCGCCCCGTGTTTTGGTTGCTTCTCATATGGACGAAGTTGGCTTTATGGTCAGTGAGATCAAGCCAGATGGGACCTTCCGTGTCGTTGAAATCGGTGGCTGGAACCCTATGGTAGTCAGCAGCCAACGCTTTAAACTCTTTACTCGTGACGGTCGTGAAATTCCCGTGATTTCAGGCTCTGTTCCACCACATTTGACACGTGGAACAGGTGGACCAACCATGCCAGCTATTGCAGATATCGTCTTTGATGGTGGTTTCGCGGATAAGGCTGAAGCAGAAAGTTTTGGCATCCGTCCTGGTGATACCATCGTACCAGATAGCTCTGCAATTTTAACAGCCAATGAAAAAAATATCATCTCCAAAGCTTGGGACAACCGCTACGGTGTTCTCATGGTGAGCGAGTTAGCTGAAGCCTTGTCAGGTCAAAAGCTTGACAATGAACTCTATCTGGGTTCTAATGTCCAAGAAGAAGTTGGTCTCCGTGGTGCTCATACTTCTACAACTAAGTTTGACCCAGAAGTCTTTCTAGCAGTTGACTGTTCACCTGCTGGTGATGTTTATGGTGGTCAAGGCAAGATTGGCGATGGAACCTTGATTCGTTTCTACGATCCAGGTCATTTGCTTCTCCCAGGAATGAAAGATTTCCTTTTGACAACGGCTGAGGAAGCTGGTATCAAGTACCAATACTACTGTGGTAAAGGCGGAACGGATGCTGGAGCAGCTCATCTGAAAAATGGTGGTGTTCCTTCTACAACTATCGGTGTCTGTGCCCGTTATATCCACTCTCACCAAACCCTCTACGCTATGGATGACTTCTTAGAAGCCCAAGCTTTCTTGCAAGCCTTGGTGAAAAAATTGGATCGTTCAACGGTTGATTTGATTAAGAAATATTAAACATAAGGGAGGTTGATTGGGATGACAGAACCAAACCTAGAAGGCCTTATAAAAGATCTTTACAACCATGCTCGACATGATTTGAGTGAAGATTTAGTTGCTGCTCTCCTAGAGACTGCTAAAAAACTACCTACTACAAATGAGCAATTGCTGGCAGTTCGTCTCTCAGGTCTGGTCAATCTTGAATTGTTCAGAAATCCCAAACACCCAGCACCTGAGTTGATCAACTTGGCTCGCTTTATCAAAAGAGAAGAAGCTAAGTGCAGAGGAACCGCGGTTTCTGCTATTATGTTTGGAGAGCTCTTTAAAATGCTTTGATTCCATTGTGAATCAAAGCGTTTTTATATATGGTAGAAAAGATATTCTTGATTAAGTAACGAAAAAACCACCTAAGTCAAGGTGGTTTCTTACCTATTAGATTTGTTCAGCAATGACCTTTTCAGCTAGGTTCATAGCATGGTCAGATACACGAGTGTAGTGGGAAATGATGTCGATAAAGTTGACCCCAGCTTGTGTTGAACATTCGCCCTTGTTAAGGCGTTTGATGTGGGTCTTTCTGAGAACGCGTTCCATATTGTTGATTTCTTTATGACGTTCAATCAGCCTTTGAGCTTTTTCAATATCATTGTTTTCCACACTATCAAGGGCATCTTTGATGAACTCAGTGGTAGCGTGATAAATCGCAGCTAGCTCTTCCAAAGCGGCCTCAGAGAACTGAACATTCTTGCGTTGGAGATAGTCTGTTAGGTTGATTAACCCTTCTGCGTGGTCTCCAATCCGTTCCAAATCACGTGATGAGTCAAGAATATTGGTTAAAATTTCACTTTCCTTTTGACTCAAGGATTCGCTTGAAAGGCTAATCAGGTAACGAGTGAGTTTTTCGTCAATTGTGTTAATTGCTTCTTCAGTCTTATGGCCTTTCTCAGCTAGTTTTTCATCTAGATTGACGATGTAGTCGTAGGAAAGGTCAAAAGCTTTTGCAGCATAGTTCCCCAAGTGAAGCAGTTCTTTTTTGGCATTTCCTAGAGCGATAGAAGGAGCCTGCTTGATGAGTTGTTCATCCAAGTAGAGAGCTTCGTATTTGACAACCTCATCTTCACCAGGAATGAGCTTGGTCACAATGTAAGCCAAGGCACCAATGAATGGGAACTGGATAATGGTATTTGTAATATTAAAGGTTCCGTGGGCAAAGGCAATGGTCATTTCTGGAGCTAGATTGAGAGTAGATTCAAACCATTGAATCAAGCCAGTGAAAGGTACAAGAAAGACAATACAGATGACCGTACCAATCACGTTAAAGACGACATGGGCACCGGCAACACGTTTGGCAGCGATATTGGCTCCAAGAGAAGCAATGATGGCTGTAATGGTCGTTCCGATATTATCACCAAACAAGACCGGTAGGGCACCTTGTAGGTCAATCAAACCACTTGCGTACAGGTTCTGTAAGATACCGATAGTTGCGGATGAAGCTTGAATGAGTAGGGTCAGTCCAGTTCCGACAAAGACACCTAGAATAGGACTCTTACTTAGTTCAACCATGTAGTCTCTAAAGACTTGCAGGTCTTTTAGGGGCTCCATTGCACCGCTCATAAGATTGAGGGCGAAGAAGATACCACCCACACCAAAGATAATCCGTCCGATGTTATTGATGGAGCGATTCTTGGTGAAGAAAAGACAAACAGCTCCGATAAAGAGCATAGGCAAGGCATAATCTCCTAGCTTAAAACCGATGATAAAGGATGTAACGGTGGTTCCAATATTGGCACCCATGACAATACCGATAGCCTGACGCAATGTCAAAAGTCCTGCACTGACAAGTCCCACTGTAATGACTGTAACACCAGAACTTGATTGAATCAGCGCCGTCATACCGATACCAACCAGCACACCGAAGAAGGGATTGCTGGTATATTTGTCAATGTAAAAACGAAGGCGATCTCCAGCAGCTTGTTGCAAACCGTCTCCCATGGTCTTGATACTATATAAAAATAGTCCCAGACCACCTAAAAAGTGAAATAAAATTTCCTGCCAATTAATGGACATTTCTTTTTCCTCCGAAAAATAATAACGGAATTTCTCCTATTCTATTTTAAAGGATAAAAGTAAATCTCACAAGTGTTTAGCTGAAATTTTCATGAGAAACAAGAACTTTCTTTTAAAATGAGAGATAGTTTCCCTTTAAGATAGATGATTTATAGGATTGTGTCCAAATTTTACTGATTATTATCCTAGTTATAGTTTTTATGTTAAATAGATTGACATCGCTTTTATATAGGATAAAATGAAGATGATCCTGTTCGGGTGGTGAGCACTGAGAACAGTTACTTTTTATCAAAAAAGTAAAGCGCTTACTTTTTATTATATTAGGAGGAAAAGATGAAAGATCTATTTTTTGAAAAACGTTGCCGTTACAGTATTCGAAAACTGTCAATCGGAGCTTGTTCCTTGATGATTGGTTCAGCTCTATTTGCGAGCCCAGCTCTTGCGGAACAGGTCTCTGCCCCTGAAACAGCTACTAATACGAGCACTCAAGCGACAAGTGCCAGTGAAACAACTAATCCAGACACCGCAGCTATCGAAAAGCAATTAGAGGAAACAGAGAACAAAGTAGCTGAGCAACCTATTTCAGAAAACACTCCAGCAATAACGGATCTAGTTAATGAAAAAGAAGAAGCGAAGCCTACTCCGACGGATAAAGCTGACAAACCTGCTCAACCAACTGAAAAAGAAGAAGTCAAATCAGAGGAAGCTCCTCAAGTTGCTGAGAAGAAAGCCGACAAACCGACTCTAGCAGACGTTCCTAAAAATGAAGAAAAGAGTCTCCGACCAAAAGAAATCAAATTTGATACATGGGAAGATTTGTTGAAATGGGAACCGGGTGCGCGTCAGGATGATCCCATTAACCGTTCCTCAGTTGAACTCGCCAAGCGCCACAGAGGGCAGTTGGTCAATGAAAAAGCAAGCAGAAGAGCCAAGGTCCAGGCGCTGGCAAATACCAACTCAAAGGCCAAAGACCACGCTTCTGTTGGTGGAGAAGAATTCAAGGCCTACGCTTTTGACTACTGGCAATACTTGGATTCAATGGTCTTCTGGGAAGGCTTAGTTCCAACTCCAGATGTCATTGATGCAGGCCACCGCAACGGAGTTCCCGTTTATGGAACACTCTTTTTCAACTGGTCAAACAGCATTGCCGACCAAGAGAAATTTGCCGCTGCTTTGAAACAAGATGCAGATGGCACCTTCCCTATCGCACGAAAACTCGTCGATCTTGCTAAGTACTACGGATTTGATGGCTATTTCATTAACCAGGAAACAACGGGCGATTTGGTAGCACCTCTTGGTGAAAAAATGCGCCAATTCATGCTCTATACAAAAGAATACGCAGCTAAGGTCAACCACCCAATCAAGTATGCTTGGTACGATGCCATGACCTACAAATACGGCCGTTACCACGAAGATGGCTTGGGAGACTACAACTACCAATTCATGCAAAAGGAAGGTGACAAGGTCCCTGCAGATCAATTCTTTGCTAACTTCAACTGGAACAAGGAAAAGAATGACCACTCCGTAGAGATGGCCAAATGGCTAGAACGTAGCCAGTATGATGTCTTTGCAGGCCTGGAATTGCAACAAGGTGGTTCATATAAGACTAAGGTTAACTGGGATGCCCTCTTAGATGAAAAAGGCAAGTTGCGCTTGTCGTTAGGACTTTTTGCACCAGATACGATTACCAGTCTAGGAAAAACAGGCGAAGACTACCACAAGAACGAAGACATCTTCTTTACAGGTTACCAAGGAGATCCAACGGCTCAAAAACCAGCAGATAAAGAGTGGTATGGAATTGCCAATTTAGTTGCTGATCGCACACCAGCAGTGGGCCGGACCTTCACGACCTCTTTTAATACAGGTCATGGTAGAAAATGGTTTGTAGACGGTAAAGTTTCTAAGGATTCTGAGTGGAACTACCGTTCGGTTTCTGGTGTCTTGCCAACATGGCGCTGGTGGCAGACTTCAACAGGGGAAAAACTTCGTGCAGAATATGACTTTACAGATGCCTATAATGGAGGAAACTCCCTTAAATTCTCAGGCGATGTAGCTGGTAAGACGGACCAGGATGTGAATTTGTATTCTACCAAACTAGAAGTAACAGAGAAAACCAAACTTCGTGTTGCCCACAAGGGAGGAAAAGGCTCTAAAGTTTATATGGCTTTCTCTACAACACCAGACTACAAATTTGAGGATGCAGCTGCATGGAAAGAACTGACTCTCTCTGATGACTGGAAGAATGAAGAATTTGACCTCAGCTCACTAGCAGGTAAAACCATCTATGCAGTCAAACTCTTCTTCGAGCATGAAGGAGCTGTAAAAGATTATCAGTTCAACCTAGGTCAATTAACCATTTCAGACAATCACCAAGCGCCACAAGCCCCGACAGGTCTCTCTGTAGTGAAGCAATCTCTTAAGAATGCCCAAGAAGCTGAAGCAGTGGTTCAATTTTCGGGTAACCAAGATGCGGATTTCTATGAAGTCTACGAAAAAGACGGTGATAACTGGCGTTTGTTGACAGGATCATCTGCTTCAACCATCTACTTGCCAAAAGTTAGCCGTTCTGCTAATGCGACTGGTAGGACTCAAGAATTGAAGGTCGTTGCAGTTGGTAAAAATGGGCTCCGTTCTGAGGCTGCAACTGCGTCATTCAACTGGGGGATGACAGTTCAGGATACGACTCTTCCAAGACCTTTAGCTGAAAATATTGTTCCAGGGGCAACGGTTATTGGTAGCACTTTCCCGAATACTGAAGGCGGGGAAGGCATCGAAGGTATGTTGAACGGCACCATTACTAGCTTGTCAGATAAATGGTCTTCAGCTCAGTTGAGCGGTAGTGTGGATATTCGCTTGACCAAGCCACGTACTGTTGTTAGATGGGTCATGGATCATGCGGGAGCTGGTGGAGAATCCGTAAACGACGGTTTGATGAACACCAAGGATTTTGACCTTTATTATAAAGATGCGGATGGTGAATGGAAGTTAGCTAAGGAGGTCCGTGGCAACAAAGCGCACGTTACAGATATCACTCTTGACAAACCAATCACTGCCCAAGACTGGCGCCTAAAAGTTATCACTTCAGATAATGGGACACCTTGGAAGGCCATTCGTATCTACAACTGGAAGATGTACGAAACCTTGGACACAGAAAGTCAAAATATTCCAATGGCTAAGGTAGCTGCCCGTTCACTTGGAAACCACCAAGTTCAACTAGGCTTCTCTGATGTTCCAGCGGGTGCAACCATCACCGTTTACGACAAGGCTGATTCACAAACACCGATTGCAACCTTGAAGACTGAAACTGGTGGCGACTTGGCAACTGCACCATTGGGCTTTAACAAGCAACCAACTCTCCTCTACTATCGTACCCAACTACCTGGCAAAGAAATCAGTAACACCTTGGCAGTAGCAATTCCGCAGGATGAGAGAAAAATTGCTGCAGTTAGCCTTGAAAAAGGACCTAAGAAGATAGTTTACAAAGAGGGAGAAAAACTTGACCTTAGAGGTGGGACCCTCCGTGTTCAATATGAAGGGGAGCAAGCCGATGAGCTGATTAACCTTACTCACTCAGGTGTGACAGTATCTGGCTACGACGCTCATCAAAAAGGGGAACAGAAGCTTACAGTCAGCTACCT is a window from the Streptococcus oralis genome containing:
- the pepA gene encoding glutamyl aminopeptidase gives rise to the protein MTTLFSKIKEVTELAAISGHEAPVRTYLREKLTPHVDEVVTDGLGGIFGIKHSEATDAPRVLVASHMDEVGFMVSEIKPDGTFRVVEIGGWNPMVVSSQRFKLFTRDGREIPVISGSVPPHLTRGTGGPTMPAIADIVFDGGFADKAEAESFGIRPGDTIVPDSSAILTANEKNIISKAWDNRYGVLMVSELAEALSGQKLDNELYLGSNVQEEVGLRGAHTSTTKFDPEVFLAVDCSPAGDVYGGQGKIGDGTLIRFYDPGHLLLPGMKDFLLTTAEEAGIKYQYYCGKGGTDAGAAHLKNGGVPSTTIGVCARYIHSHQTLYAMDDFLEAQAFLQALVKKLDRSTVDLIKKY
- a CDS encoding bacteriocin immunity protein — its product is MTEPNLEGLIKDLYNHARHDLSEDLVAALLETAKKLPTTNEQLLAVRLSGLVNLELFRNPKHPAPELINLARFIKREEAKCRGTAVSAIMFGELFKML
- a CDS encoding Na/Pi cotransporter family protein, which produces MSINWQEILFHFLGGLGLFLYSIKTMGDGLQQAAGDRLRFYIDKYTSNPFFGVLVGIGMTALIQSSSGVTVITVGLVSAGLLTLRQAIGIVMGANIGTTVTSFIIGFKLGDYALPMLFIGAVCLFFTKNRSINNIGRIIFGVGGIFFALNLMSGAMEPLKDLQVFRDYMVELSKSPILGVFVGTGLTLLIQASSATIGILQNLYASGLIDLQGALPVLFGDNIGTTITAIIASLGANIAAKRVAGAHVVFNVIGTVICIVFLVPFTGLIQWFESTLNLAPEMTIAFAHGTFNITNTIIQFPFIGALAYIVTKLIPGEDEVVKYEALYLDEQLIKQAPSIALGNAKKELLHLGNYAAKAFDLSYDYIVNLDEKLAEKGHKTEEAINTIDEKLTRYLISLSSESLSQKESEILTNILDSSRDLERIGDHAEGLINLTDYLQRKNVQFSEAALEELAAIYHATTEFIKDALDSVENNDIEKAQRLIERHKEINNMERVLRKTHIKRLNKGECSTQAGVNFIDIISHYTRVSDHAMNLAEKVIAEQI
- a CDS encoding endo-beta-N-acetylglucosaminidase, with product MKDLFFEKRCRYSIRKLSIGACSLMIGSALFASPALAEQVSAPETATNTSTQATSASETTNPDTAAIEKQLEETENKVAEQPISENTPAITDLVNEKEEAKPTPTDKADKPAQPTEKEEVKSEEAPQVAEKKADKPTLADVPKNEEKSLRPKEIKFDTWEDLLKWEPGARQDDPINRSSVELAKRHRGQLVNEKASRRAKVQALANTNSKAKDHASVGGEEFKAYAFDYWQYLDSMVFWEGLVPTPDVIDAGHRNGVPVYGTLFFNWSNSIADQEKFAAALKQDADGTFPIARKLVDLAKYYGFDGYFINQETTGDLVAPLGEKMRQFMLYTKEYAAKVNHPIKYAWYDAMTYKYGRYHEDGLGDYNYQFMQKEGDKVPADQFFANFNWNKEKNDHSVEMAKWLERSQYDVFAGLELQQGGSYKTKVNWDALLDEKGKLRLSLGLFAPDTITSLGKTGEDYHKNEDIFFTGYQGDPTAQKPADKEWYGIANLVADRTPAVGRTFTTSFNTGHGRKWFVDGKVSKDSEWNYRSVSGVLPTWRWWQTSTGEKLRAEYDFTDAYNGGNSLKFSGDVAGKTDQDVNLYSTKLEVTEKTKLRVAHKGGKGSKVYMAFSTTPDYKFEDAAAWKELTLSDDWKNEEFDLSSLAGKTIYAVKLFFEHEGAVKDYQFNLGQLTISDNHQAPQAPTGLSVVKQSLKNAQEAEAVVQFSGNQDADFYEVYEKDGDNWRLLTGSSASTIYLPKVSRSANATGRTQELKVVAVGKNGLRSEAATASFNWGMTVQDTTLPRPLAENIVPGATVIGSTFPNTEGGEGIEGMLNGTITSLSDKWSSAQLSGSVDIRLTKPRTVVRWVMDHAGAGGESVNDGLMNTKDFDLYYKDADGEWKLAKEVRGNKAHVTDITLDKPITAQDWRLKVITSDNGTPWKAIRIYNWKMYETLDTESQNIPMAKVAARSLGNHQVQLGFSDVPAGATITVYDKADSQTPIATLKTETGGDLATAPLGFNKQPTLLYYRTQLPGKEISNTLAVAIPQDERKIAAVSLEKGPKKIVYKEGEKLDLRGGTLRVQYEGEQADELINLTHSGVTVSGYDAHQKGEQKLTVSYLGLSVTGDLKVQVTGQDEGKPKEVAGLYITQKPKTDYLVGDQLDLAEGRFGVLYDDETEESHAFTDQGVEITGYDAQKTGRQTLTLHYKGHTAEFDVLVSPKAAVNDEYLKQEITAAQGRQSTLAYTFSSEDKQAALVEKLNAAKAVAENHNASQEEVNRALNELKQAGTALDGNQRYQTAREELEGLLESLREKDSQAELIAQAETLLASEMPTPQAFAEMKEKLNKKLAPAEESHHVGSVDPNEVAPTVEALPELVIETETTAFERQERPNSELLKGQRRVVQAGVEGQVRRFVEVDSQGKRTLRSTEVVKEAIPEITEVGTKVLSSNQPAEGVKDLVLETPKLEVEEGTVSFERQERPNASLLKGQRQLVQAGVEGQVRRFVEVDAQGKRTLHSIEVLKEALPEIVEVGTKEDQVSQTTDQASLAASAKVEKATNQLPNTGVETDASLVALGLLGVMSGYGLLARKKKED